A window of Polyodon spathula isolate WHYD16114869_AA chromosome 30, ASM1765450v1, whole genome shotgun sequence contains these coding sequences:
- the ccdc83 gene encoding coiled-coil domain-containing protein 83 isoform X3: MGKKKKADKDDQMTLAEAYVGFQIQLKEKEIEEFESEVKTLEEKNQRYNQRQGHLKEEQLGHIQTLLKQAKDQERELEHKEVVSKEQVEQALQDHWELEKTKEREIEELHSQLNDLEQLILTAGREKQYWLDYKNVGSKEHAKQIRLLEQELLQMQKDFQEMADHMQRTLDAAVNEINKETEKQIDDKKRLASEAQFYRNEVAVMEVSVQKLEQDNLELMSQLFECRLEDLKISRKVFLTQAAGLEIDEPGLLGEDLEQLQLSDHSARTPSRPKSAILAAVEKKVFSLAENFEKEEMPTGSDSMDLCTFSYRRQDDFQQYLQLGPLELKLLSVVGRGLHIKPLESNIKGAIPKQKEWPVTCQMIKSALS, from the exons ATGGGGAAGAAAAAGAAGGCTGACAAGGATGACCAGATGACATTAGCAGAAGCATATGTGGGTTTTCA AATACAgctgaaagaaaaggaaatagaAGAGTTTGAGTCTGAAGTGAAAACATTAGAGGAAAAGAACCAGAGGTACAACCAGAGG CAGGGACATCTGAAAGAGGAGCAGCTGGGACACATTCAGACTCTGCTGAAGCAGGCAAAAGATCAGGAGCGGGAGCTGGAACACAAGGAAGTAGTGAGCAAAGAACAGGTGGAGCAGGCCCTTCAGGACCACTGGGAGCTGGAGAAGACCAAGGAGCGCGAGATAGAGG AGCTGCATTCCCAGCTGAATGATTTGGAGCAGTTGATTTTGACTGCAGGTCGGGAGAAACAGTACTGGCTGGACTACAAAAATGTGGGGAGCAAGGAGCATGCCAAGCAGATCCGACTGCTGGAACAGGAACTCCTGCAAATGCAAAAGGACTTTCAGGAGATGGCAG aCCACATGCAACGAACCTTGGATGCAGcagtaaatgaaataaacaaggaAACAGAAAAGCAGATAGATGACAAGAAGCGTCTTGCTTCAGAG GCACAGTTTTACAGAAATGAGGTGGCTGTAATGGAGGTCAGTGTTCAGAAATTGGAGCAGGACAACCTGGAGCTAATGAGTCAGCTTTTTGAATGCAGACTGGAGGACCTCAAGATTTCTCG AAAGGTGTTCCTTACTCAAGCAGCTGGTCTGGAGATTGATGAACCTGGGTTGCTTGGTGAAGACTTGGAGCAGTTACAGCTCAGCGATCATTCTG CAAGAACACCCTCCAGACCTAAAAGTGCAATCCTAGCAGCAGTGGAGAAAAAGGTTTTCTCTTTGGCAGAAAATTTTGAAAAAGAAGAAATGCCAACTGGATCAGACTCCATGGATCTCTGCACTTTTTCGTACAGAAGACAGGATGATTTTCAA CAATATCTACAGCTGGGGcccctggaactgaagctgctTAGTGTTGTAGGCCGAGGCCTCCATATTAAACCTCTAGAATCGAACATCAAGGGAGCGATCCCCAAGCAGAAGGAGTGGCCTGTCACTTGCCAGATGATCAAATCTGCACTGTCCTGA
- the ccdc83 gene encoding coiled-coil domain-containing protein 83 isoform X1, whose translation MGKKKKADKDDQMTLAEAYVGFQIQLKEKEIEEFESEVKTLEEKNQRYNQRQGHLKEEQLGHIQTLLKQAKDQERELEHKEVVSKEQVEQALQDHWELEKTKEREIEELHSQLNDLEQLILTAGREKQYWLDYKNVGSKEHAKQIRLLEQELLQMQKDFQEMADHMQRTLDAAVNEINKETEKQIDDKKRLASEQAIRHLDKQTCQEVKENDWLKRQAQFYRNEVAVMEVSVQKLEQDNLELMSQLFECRLEDLKISRKVFLTQAAGLEIDEPGLLGEDLEQLQLSDHSARTPSRPKSAILAAVEKKVFSLAENFEKEEMPTGSDSMDLCTFSYRRQDDFQQYLQLGPLELKLLSVVGRGLHIKPLESNIKGAIPKQKEWPVTCQMIKSALS comes from the exons ATGGGGAAGAAAAAGAAGGCTGACAAGGATGACCAGATGACATTAGCAGAAGCATATGTGGGTTTTCA AATACAgctgaaagaaaaggaaatagaAGAGTTTGAGTCTGAAGTGAAAACATTAGAGGAAAAGAACCAGAGGTACAACCAGAGG CAGGGACATCTGAAAGAGGAGCAGCTGGGACACATTCAGACTCTGCTGAAGCAGGCAAAAGATCAGGAGCGGGAGCTGGAACACAAGGAAGTAGTGAGCAAAGAACAGGTGGAGCAGGCCCTTCAGGACCACTGGGAGCTGGAGAAGACCAAGGAGCGCGAGATAGAGG AGCTGCATTCCCAGCTGAATGATTTGGAGCAGTTGATTTTGACTGCAGGTCGGGAGAAACAGTACTGGCTGGACTACAAAAATGTGGGGAGCAAGGAGCATGCCAAGCAGATCCGACTGCTGGAACAGGAACTCCTGCAAATGCAAAAGGACTTTCAGGAGATGGCAG aCCACATGCAACGAACCTTGGATGCAGcagtaaatgaaataaacaaggaAACAGAAAAGCAGATAGATGACAAGAAGCGTCTTGCTTCAGAG caggCAATTCGACATCTTGACAAACAGACCTGCCAAGAAGTCAAAGAAAATGACTGGTTAAAAAGACAG GCACAGTTTTACAGAAATGAGGTGGCTGTAATGGAGGTCAGTGTTCAGAAATTGGAGCAGGACAACCTGGAGCTAATGAGTCAGCTTTTTGAATGCAGACTGGAGGACCTCAAGATTTCTCG AAAGGTGTTCCTTACTCAAGCAGCTGGTCTGGAGATTGATGAACCTGGGTTGCTTGGTGAAGACTTGGAGCAGTTACAGCTCAGCGATCATTCTG CAAGAACACCCTCCAGACCTAAAAGTGCAATCCTAGCAGCAGTGGAGAAAAAGGTTTTCTCTTTGGCAGAAAATTTTGAAAAAGAAGAAATGCCAACTGGATCAGACTCCATGGATCTCTGCACTTTTTCGTACAGAAGACAGGATGATTTTCAA CAATATCTACAGCTGGGGcccctggaactgaagctgctTAGTGTTGTAGGCCGAGGCCTCCATATTAAACCTCTAGAATCGAACATCAAGGGAGCGATCCCCAAGCAGAAGGAGTGGCCTGTCACTTGCCAGATGATCAAATCTGCACTGTCCTGA
- the ccdc83 gene encoding coiled-coil domain-containing protein 83 isoform X2, whose translation MGKKKKADKDDQMTLAEAYVGFQIQLKEKEIEEFESEVKTLEEKNQRYNQRQGHLKEEQLGHIQTLLKQAKDQERELEHKEVVSKEQVEQALQDHWELEKTKEREIEGREKQYWLDYKNVGSKEHAKQIRLLEQELLQMQKDFQEMADHMQRTLDAAVNEINKETEKQIDDKKRLASEQAIRHLDKQTCQEVKENDWLKRQAQFYRNEVAVMEVSVQKLEQDNLELMSQLFECRLEDLKISRKVFLTQAAGLEIDEPGLLGEDLEQLQLSDHSARTPSRPKSAILAAVEKKVFSLAENFEKEEMPTGSDSMDLCTFSYRRQDDFQQYLQLGPLELKLLSVVGRGLHIKPLESNIKGAIPKQKEWPVTCQMIKSALS comes from the exons ATGGGGAAGAAAAAGAAGGCTGACAAGGATGACCAGATGACATTAGCAGAAGCATATGTGGGTTTTCA AATACAgctgaaagaaaaggaaatagaAGAGTTTGAGTCTGAAGTGAAAACATTAGAGGAAAAGAACCAGAGGTACAACCAGAGG CAGGGACATCTGAAAGAGGAGCAGCTGGGACACATTCAGACTCTGCTGAAGCAGGCAAAAGATCAGGAGCGGGAGCTGGAACACAAGGAAGTAGTGAGCAAAGAACAGGTGGAGCAGGCCCTTCAGGACCACTGGGAGCTGGAGAAGACCAAGGAGCGCGAGATAGAGG GTCGGGAGAAACAGTACTGGCTGGACTACAAAAATGTGGGGAGCAAGGAGCATGCCAAGCAGATCCGACTGCTGGAACAGGAACTCCTGCAAATGCAAAAGGACTTTCAGGAGATGGCAG aCCACATGCAACGAACCTTGGATGCAGcagtaaatgaaataaacaaggaAACAGAAAAGCAGATAGATGACAAGAAGCGTCTTGCTTCAGAG caggCAATTCGACATCTTGACAAACAGACCTGCCAAGAAGTCAAAGAAAATGACTGGTTAAAAAGACAG GCACAGTTTTACAGAAATGAGGTGGCTGTAATGGAGGTCAGTGTTCAGAAATTGGAGCAGGACAACCTGGAGCTAATGAGTCAGCTTTTTGAATGCAGACTGGAGGACCTCAAGATTTCTCG AAAGGTGTTCCTTACTCAAGCAGCTGGTCTGGAGATTGATGAACCTGGGTTGCTTGGTGAAGACTTGGAGCAGTTACAGCTCAGCGATCATTCTG CAAGAACACCCTCCAGACCTAAAAGTGCAATCCTAGCAGCAGTGGAGAAAAAGGTTTTCTCTTTGGCAGAAAATTTTGAAAAAGAAGAAATGCCAACTGGATCAGACTCCATGGATCTCTGCACTTTTTCGTACAGAAGACAGGATGATTTTCAA CAATATCTACAGCTGGGGcccctggaactgaagctgctTAGTGTTGTAGGCCGAGGCCTCCATATTAAACCTCTAGAATCGAACATCAAGGGAGCGATCCCCAAGCAGAAGGAGTGGCCTGTCACTTGCCAGATGATCAAATCTGCACTGTCCTGA